From the genome of Pseudomonadota bacterium:
GCTGGCCATAGAGCAATGCCATAAACTGGCTCCGTGTCGGCAGCCGACGCACCCGATAGTCCGCCTCGTGCTCCGCAACCAGGCGATCGAATTCCACCCACGGCACATGCTTATGAACGCCGTGAAATACGCTATTCTGGTGGCGCATGACGTTGGTCCCTTCCGTGTCCAGAAACGTTGCCAGACGTTCCAGACACAGATGAATCAACGTCATGCGCCCTGTCTACAAAAACTAAACCGGACAGCCGTGGGTCGAGCCCGGCCATGACGGAAGAGAAAACGGAATCAGACCGTTTGACAGGCCCGAAGAGCGACTGTCAGTCTAGCGGACACGTGCGGGCACGGGACCGATCGAGGGGGCCTCGGGTCGGACGTCCTGCCTTGCCACCAATAAGGGGGGTAACAAGCAGATGGGCATTGATTTCATGCGTCGATCCGGCCTCGCGGGGATGTTGCTCCTCGCCGCCGCGACCCTCTTCGCCAGCACCGATGCCCGGGCGGCCGACCTCAAAGGCGGCACGCTCCGCGTCGCCATCCTCGCCGACGTTCAGAACTTCGACCCGCAGCAGTTCACCACCCTCAACTTCCCGCTGATCAAGAACCTTTATGACAGCTTGATCGAGTACACCGCCGAAGGTCAGGCGATCCCGAGCCTGGCCGCATCGTGGAAGGTTGCGGCGGACAACAAGTCGGTGACGCTGATCTTGCGCAAGGACGTCAAGTTCCACAGCGGCGCTCCCTTCAATGCCGATGCGGTCGTGGCCACTCTGAAGAAGGCGGCCGATCCGCAGAAGGGCAAGAACGTCTATGCCACCATGTCGATCGTGAAGGACTGGGTGGTTGCCGATCCTTACACGGTCACCTTGAATTTCACCGGTCCGGCACCCGACAAGCAGATCACCGATCTCCTGCAGTTCATCTCCATCATCGAGGCTGCCGGCATCGATACGGTGGAGACGAAGGCCGCCGGCACCGGTGCCTTTACGCTCGCCGAGCGCGTTCTCGGTCAGAAGATCCGCATGGTGGCCAACAAGAGCTATTGGCGCGAGAAGGAGCCGGTCGTCGGCGAGATCGTGCTGACGGTGTTCAGCGACAACGACGCCGCCAGTGCGGCGCTCGAGTCTGGCGCCGTCGACATCGTTTATGGCGGCAATGGGCGATCCGCCGTGCGTCTGCGCAATGCCGGATTCCAGCTCATTCAGGGCCCTGGTCCGCTGGTGCAGGTGTTCCGGATCAACACCACCCAGGGCCCGTTCAAGAACGAGAAGTATCGCCAGGCCTTCAACTACCTCATGGATCGCGACGCGATCCTGAAGGTGGGCTATGCCGGGCTGGGCCAGGTCACCGCCCTTCCCTGGGCGCCGGCGAGCCCGGCCGTCGACAAGTCCTATGACGCCTCCTTTGCCTTCAACCTCGACAAGGCGAAGGACCTGTTGAAGGCCTCCGGCCTGTCGGCAGCCGAGATGAGCGACTGGAAGCTCCTGGTCAATGGCGGCGATCAGGACGCGGTTGCCATCAGCCAGGTGGTGCAGAGCACGCTCGCCAAGGTCGGCGTCACCACCCAGCTCGACCTCAAGCAGGGCTCGGAATTCATCGAGGCCTTGCTCGCCGGGCGTTTCGCCGCGGTCTTCGGCGGCATCGGCAACATCCAGAAGTTCCCGACCCGGGTCGCCACCAACAGCATCTATCGCACCACCAAGAACCCGGTCTTGGGCGAGCCGCATCCGTTCCCGGCCTATGTCGCTGCGATCGACCGGGTGGAGAAGACGCTGGGCCCCGACGTCAAGGCTGCCTACGACAATCTGAACAAGGTGCTGGTCGAATCCGCCTTCGGCATTCCGACCAACACCTTCGACCTCGGCCTGATCGTGGCCGCGAAGAATGTCGGCGGCATCACCCGCGAGATCGACAACATGCTGGTCGCCCGCACCATCGGCTTCAATCCTTGATCGATGGATGCGTCGCACAGAAGCGCAAAGTCGTAGTAGACAGACCCTCACCCGCCTCGCTTGCGCTCGGCACCCTCTCCCGCAATGCGGGAGAGGGGGGGCCCGCGCTGAGCGCGGGTGGGTGAGGGTCTCTTTCCATGTGCTAGCGACGTGTGGCGGCCAGCCATAGGCGCCTCCGCGCGATGGAATCCCACTGATGCCTGAGCCCGTTCTGTCGGTGAGGGCATTGGCGGTGGCGTTCGTCGGCTCGGGCCGCAGGGTGCCGGCGGTCAGGGGCATCGATTTCGATGTGTTTCCCAACGAAGTGCTCGGCATCGTCGGCGAGTCCGGCTCGGGCAAGAGTGTCACCTCGCTGGCGATCACCGGCCTGCTGCCGGAGACGGCGCGGGTCGAGGGCTCGGTGCGCCTCTGCGATGTCGAGGTGACGACCGCCCTCCCGGAGAGCTTGCGGCGGATGCGCGGGCAGGATGTCGGGATGATCTTTCAGGACCCGACGACGAGCTTGAACCCGGTGCTGCCGATCGGCCGGCAAGTCACCGAGGGCCAGGTTGCCCACGGCCAGATCGAGGCGGGGATGGCGCTGGCGCGCGGGATCGAGCTCTTGCGCGAGGTCGACATTCCCGATCCGGCCGGGCGCGTGGCGCAGTATCCCCACCAGTTTTCCGGCGGCATGCGCCAGCGGGCGGTCATCGCCATGGCGATGGCGGGGCATCCCAGGCTGATCATCGCCGACGAGCCCACGACCGCGCTTGACGTCACCGTGCAAGCACAGGTGCTGGCGGTCTTGGCCAAGCGCCAGGCCGAGACCGGTGCGGCCGTCATCCTGATCACCCACGATCTGGGCGTCGTCGCCGAAGTGGCGCATCGGGTCGCCGTCATGTATGGCGGCCGCATCGTCGAATCCGGCTCGGTCGAGGAGATCTTCAAGCGGCCGCGCCATCCCTACACGGTGGCGCTGCTCCGCAGCCTGCCGCGCATCGACACGGTGGATGAGCGTCTGGTTCCGGTCCCGGGACAGCCGCCGACCCCGGCTGAGCTGCCCACGGGCTGCAGCTTTCATCCCAGATGCCCGATCGGGCGCAACCGCGAGCGCTGCGCCGGCGAAGATCCGCTTCTCTTGCCGATCGACCCATCGCATCAGAGCGCCTGTCATTTCACCGACGAGGTGGCAGCACTCCTGGCGCCGGCGCATCCCACGGTCGGCACGGCAGCTTCGCGCGCGCCTGCTTCTCTTCCCGGCGGCGAGACGCTGCTGGTCGTCGATCGCCTGCAGGTGCATTTTCCGGTGCGGGCAGGATTGCTCAGGCGTCGGGTGGGGTGGGTCCGTGCCGTCGATGGCGTCAGCCTCACCGTCAACGCCGGCGAGACCCTTGGCCTCGTCGGCGAGTCCGGATGCGGGAAGACCACCACCGGCCGGGCGATCATGGGCCTCTTGAAGGCGACCGGCGGCAGCGTCACCTTCGCCGGCCAGGAGATCACCCACCTGCCCAAGGGCGAGCTGCGCAAGCTTCGCCGCCACATGCAATACGTCTTCCAGGATCCGTACTCCTCGCTCAATCCGATCCTGACCGTGGAGGAGATCGTCGCCGAGCCCCTGCGCATCCATGGTCTCTATGAGGCGATGGGGGGTGCCGCCAGGGTCGCTCGACTGTTCGAGCTCGTTGGTCTGTCGAGGACGATGCTGGCCCGCTATCCGAGCGAGTTCTCCGGCGGGCAGCGGCAGCGGATCGGCATCGCCAGAGCCCTTGCCCTCGAGCCCAGGCTGTTGATCCTGGATGAGCCGGTCGCCTCTCTCGACGTTTCGATCCAGGCGCAGATCATCAACCTGCTCCAGGATCTGCAGCGGGAGCTCGGCCTCGCCTATCTCTTCATCGCCCACGACCTGTCGGTGGTTCGCCACATCTCCGACCGGGTGGCGGTCATGTATCTAGGCCGCATCGTCGAAGAGAGCGCGAAGGCGACCCTCTACGAGCAACCGACCCATCCCTATACCCAATCGCTCTTGTCCGCCGTTCCGGTGCCCGATCCCGCCCGGCGCGACAGGAGCCGTCGCATCGTGCTGGAAGGCGACATCCCCAATCCATCCTCGCCGCCCTCGGGCTGCACCTTCCATCCCCGCTGCTTCAAGGCGACCGCCCGGTGCTCAAGCGAGGAGCCGCTGTTCCTGGCCTATCCCGGCTTGCCGACGCGCGCGGCTTGCCACCATGCCGGACCGCTCGAGGCCGCCCTCGGTCTTGGCCGCAATGGGAGTGCGAGACTACCGCGACAGGGAGTGGCGCCGTGAGCGGCAGGACGACGCGCACGCTCGAGCTCGGCAGGCGCGTGCTGGCACGGAAGGGGGCGCTCTTGAGCGTGCTCTTCTTCCTTGCAGTCGCTGTGGTGGCGAGTCTTGCCCGTTGGATCCTCCCCTATGATCCGATCGCCCAAGACCTCGCCAGCACGCTGGAGCCGCCCTCGACCGCGCATTGGTTCGGCACCGACGAGCTCGGCCGGGACATCATGACGCGGGTCATCTACGGCGCCAGGACGTCGCTGCTGACGGCATTGGGGGCGGTCTTCATCGCCGCCATGATCGGCATCCCCATCGGCCTCGTCGCCGGATTTTTCGGCGGCTGGCGCGACGCGGTGCTGATGCGCCTCGTCGACGTGCTTCTGGCGCTTCCCGGCATCCTCTTCGCCATGGCCTTGATCGCGGTCCTGGGCAGGAGCCAGGCCGCGGCCTTGGTCGCCGTCGGCGTCACCGGCATCCCGAGCTTCGCCCGCATCACCCGGGCGCAGGTGCTATCCTTGCGCAAGCGCGACTTCGTCACCGCCGTCGAGGCGCTGGGCGGTTCCTCGACCTACAACATGTTCCGGACCGTGCTCCCCAACTCCTGGAGCCCCATTCTCGTCCAGGTCGTCATCCTCTCTTCGGTCGCCATCCTCCTGGAAGCGGCACTCGCCTTCCTCGGCGTCGGCATTCCGCCGCCGACGCCGAGCTGGGGCGAGATGCTGAGGACCGGCAAGTCCTATCTCTACGAGGCGCCCTATTACGCGGTGCTGCCCGGCCTGGTGCTGACCTTGACCATTCTCTCCCTCGACACGATCGGGCGGACCCTGGCCGCCGTGCTCGAAGACCGGCACGAGACCGTGGCAGCGGGCGACTTGGAACGGGAGGGCGCATGATCGGCTACATCCTCCGCCGGATCGTGCAGCTCTTGCCGGTGCTGCTCATCGCCTCGGTCGGCATCTGGGCGATGATCTATGCGGTTCCGGGGACCCCGGTCGGCGCCATCGTCGGCGAGAACGCCACGCCCGAACAGGTCCAGGCGGCCATCCAGCGCCTCGGCCTCGACCGGCCGATCCTGGTCCAGTACTGGTCCTGGCTGACCAGCGCGGCGTTCGGCGATTTCGGCTTTTCGATCCAGAGCCGCGAGCCCGTGCTCTATCTCATCATGCAGAGAGTCCCGGCCACGGTGCAGCTCGGCCTCGCCGCCACCCTCGTCGGGCTCCTCCTGGGCGTGCCCGTAGCCATCGCCAGCGCGCTCCTCAGGGGCACCTGGATCGACCGGGTACTGAGCGGCTGGAGCGCGCTCGCCTTGGGCGTGCCGACCTTCTGGCTCGGCATCCTGCTCATTCTTCTGTTCGCGGTCGATCTCCACTGGCTGCCCTCGGCCTCAACCTATGTCGCGTTCTGGGACTCGCCGCTGACGGCCGCGAAGAACACCGTGCTGCCGGCCTTGACCCTCGGCGTCTACGTGTCCGGCATCTTCGCCCGCTTCCTTAGGGCCTCGCTCCTGGGCGAGCTCAAGGCCGACTACGTGCGCACCGCACGCTCCAAGGGCCTGAAGGAACGCGACGTGGTGAGCCGGCACGTGCTGCGCAACGCGCTCCTGCCGTTCGTGACCGTCGTCGGCCTGATGATGGCCAACTTCATCGGCGGCACCGTCATCACCGAAGCGGTGTTCACCTATCCCGGGCTCGGACGCCTCCTCATCCAAGCCATCAGCATCCGCGACTATCCGCTGATCCAGGGCTGCATCCTGTTCATCCTGGTCATCTACATCGCCATCAACGTGCTGGTCGACGTGCTCTACGCCTATATCGACCCCCGCATCGAGTACGCGTAGGAAGACCGCCCGGCGCTGCGGGCTAGGCCGCCTCTACTTCGCGGTCGATCTTGGCCCCAAGCGCGCGCTCCGCCAGCGACAGCTCGTAGCGCGCCTGCAGGTTGACCCAGAAGGCCGCCCCAGTGCCGAAGAAGCGGCCAAGCCTGAGCGCAGTCTCCGCGGTGATCGCGCGTTCGCCGCGCAGGATGCCGGTCAGCCGGTTCGCCGGCACCCGGAGCCTAAGCGCCAGCGCATTGGCGCTGAGCCCGCGTGCTTTCATCTCCTCGGCAAGAGTCTCTCCCGGCGGAACGGGTGGGACCGGAATCCCCCCGCTTGTATTCGAAAATCTTCATGTCGTCCTTCATTACCGCCTCTTCCTATGAGTGTCGGGCGGGTTGCTCTTGCTGGTGCGCCTTCACCATGTCGGCCATGCTGGTGAAGCGAAAATCGTATTTGGGGCTGCCGGCGGGCTTCGCCGTGGCGCCCCAGCCCTGGCGGTCGTGGCGGCGATCGATCCAGGCCGAAGCGAGGCCGGCCAAATTGGCGGGCCCGTGATCATGGAACAGGCTCTGTGCGGTGTGCAGGATGTCGCCTCGGCCGTAGCCGCGCTCTGCGAGCTTCTCCAGCATGAAGCCGAAGTTCCTCGGATCCGGCTTGTAGGAACCGATGTCCTGGGCGGTATAGACGGCGTCGAACTCGACCTCTAGGCGCTTATTGCTCCGGGCGAAGCTGGATCGGTCCACGTTCGAGAGAATGACCAGCTTGTAGTGGGTCTTCAGGTAGCGAAGGGAAGCGGCCGAGTCCGGAAAGGCCGGCCAATCGCCGACGGACTGCCCAAAGGCGACATGGTCGGCCTCCGGGACCACGACGCGCCACTCCGCCGCCAGGCGACGATGCACGGCGGCCAGCAGGTCGGAATAGATCTTCGCCGGGGTTTCTGCCTCCTGCGCGGATTCATGGCGCGCGAACGCGGCCAGCGCCGCCTCGCGCGGGATGCCGTCTTGGCGCTCCGCCAGAAGCGGTTGCAGGGCGTGGAATATCCCGGCCTCCCAGTCGATCAGGGTGCCGTAGCAATCGAAGGTCAGGACCTTGAATTGAGCGAGCTGCATGGCACCTCGTCGAGGCTAAGGACGGGCCGTTGGCGCGTTGACATAACCTCGGATCGGCGACGGCGGCAAGTGGGCGACCAAGCCATCAGCGCGGGCTGCCAGGCGGAATAATTCACATGGGACTCGCTTAAGCGCGCAACTACCCTCGCGCCGGCGCCGCCTCGAAGTCGCATTCGAAACATGGATGGACCATGGTCAAGACCCTGCGCACGGCCAGAAAGGTGCTGATCTATCCAACCCATGACAAACGCCTGCTCGCCTTCCGGCATCCCTTTCATCCGGAGGCTGGAATCCAGGTGCCGGCGGGAACGATCGAGGACGGCGAGGACCCGGCCGGCGCCGCCGCGCGCGAGCTCAGGGAGGAAACCGGGCTCGACGGCTGCCGGATTCTAGGCTTGCTGGGAGAGCGTGACTATTCCTGGCAGGCGGCAGAGGGCCTCGGTCGCGAGCGCCGATACTTTTTCCATGCCGCGATCGAAGGCCCAGTGTCCGAGACCTGGCGCCACTATGAGCGCCATGCGAGCGACGGGTCCGGGCCGATCGCCTTCGACTTCTTCTGGTGCGATCTCCGGGGTGCGCCGCCGCTTCTTGCCTGGGGGCATGGGGACTTGCTGCCCGTGCTGATGGCACGCTTGTGAGCGAGCCCTTGCCATGAGCCTGGCACCGGAGCGGTTGCAGCGGGTCGTCGTGATCGGCACCAGCTGCAGCGGCAAGACGATGCTCGCCCGCCGTCTCACGGAGATTCTGGGGCGCCGTCGGGTCGAGCTGGATGCGCTCAATTGGGGCCCGAACTGGATCGCCAGGCCCAAGGAGGAGTTCCGGCGGCTCATCGAGGAAGCGACGAGCCCGCCCTGATGGATCGTCGACGGCAACTATGGCGACGTTCGGGACCACTTCTGGCCGCGGGCGACGACGGTCATCTGGCTCAATTACGGTTTTCCAAGGGTGCTCTGGCGGGCGCTCAGCCGGACCATCGCTCGCATTGTCAGCAACGAAGCGCTGTATTCCGGCTGTGGGAAGACACATAAAATGAAAATCAGGACGCATATCCTGACAACGGGCGACGCATAATGTGAAAAGTCGCGACGCAAAAAGTGAAAATGCGCTGGGTAGCCCAGACGTCGCGCAGCTTTGTTAGATTGAGGATAGTCCTTCCGTATTCATCCGGTGAAGGCCGCGGCCGTTGGCTCTACGGATTAGGAGTGCGGGAAGCGCGCAGTCTAGTGCGCTCTAAGTCCTGCTTGAGAAAATCCTGCGCGGTCTGACCCCGCACCGGCTCGAATGTCGTCTCAAGCGGCTCGAAATCGGACATACGGTCGATCCGGAACACCCGGAAGCCCTTGCGAAGCTCGCACCACGCGGCCAGCAGCCACACGGGGGCGTAGAACGCCATGATCAAGGGACGCACCACTCGGACGGTCGTTTTGCCGTCGAGGTCCAGATAAGTGAAGCGCACCTTGCGTTGGTCGCGGATGGTGCGGCGCAGCGCGGCCTGATCGATCGTGATGGTTTCGCGTCCGTGTTGGGGCGGTGCCCACAGCCTCACTAGGTCGAGGTTCCGACGCAGCACTTCCGGCGACACGTCCCTGATCTTGTCCATCGCCGAGGCCGCCGCATCCGCGAGCTCGGGATCGGCCTGCGACTGGACGATGCGCGCGCCGAGCAGCAGGGCTTCGAGCTCGTTCTCGTTGAACATGAGCGGCGGCAGGTCGAAGCCTTGCCGCAGGATATAGCCAACGCCGGCTGCACCGTCGATGGGAACACCCGTCGAGACCAGGTCGCGAATATCCCGGTAGATCGTCCGCTCGGATACCTCCAGGCGAGCGGCAAGATCGGCTGCCCGCGTCGACTTCTTCCGGCGCAGGAACTGAATGATCTCGAACAGGCGATCGGCGCGGCGCATGGGCTTCCTGCCATTCTCCTGACAACACGGTGTCAGGAGGGCTATGATAGTTAGCTGTCGCGCGCAAGGACGGAGACCGACGTCCTCAGCAGATTCTAGGCGCCGGAAGCGTCGAAGGCCACGGCCGTTCGCGCCTCAGGGCCCTGCAGCAGCGAGGCCATCGCATGGATCAAGACCAGCTGTTCGAGCGGCTCTGGACTGGCGCCGCGAAGATGGAGGAATGGACTGCCGCGGTTGCCGGCGGGTTCGCAAAGCCGGTCGCCGACGGCATCATCGCTATGCACACGGGCTATCTCTTCGGCAACGCGACGGCGATCCGCACCGCTGCCGGGCTGGTGCTCGTGGACACGGGCAGCCGCGAGACCGCAAGCCAGACTCTCGCGGCTTTGCGCCGTTGGGACGACAGCCCGGTTCATACCGTCATCTATACCCACGGCCACATCGACCATAGCTGGGGAGCCAGGCTCCTCGACCAGGAAGCGGCTGCAAGAGGGATCGCGCGGCCCCGCGTCATCGCCCATCGAAACGTCCTCTACCGGTTCGACCGCTATGACGCCACCCACGGGCTGAACAGTCTCGTGATGGGCCGCCAGTTCAATCAGCCGGGCTACACCTTCCCGGACCGGCATCGCCGCCCCGACGAGGTCTACGACGATTGCCTTGTCCTGACTGTCGGCGGCATGCGAATCGAGCTGTTCCATGGGCGCGGGGAGACCGACGACGCCACCTTCGTCTGGCTACCTGAACAGCGTGTGCTCGCGAGCGGCGACTTTGTGATCTGGGCCTTCCCGAACGCCGGCAATCCGCGCAAGGTCCAGCGGTTCGCACCGGACTGGGCGGCGGCGCTTCGCCGGATGGAGGCTCTGAAGCCGGAAGTTCTGATACCCGGCCACGGCCCCGTCGTCTTCGGCGAGAAAAGGGCGGCGCAGGTCCTGGGAGACGGCGCCGAGGTCCTGGAACGCCTGAGCAGCCAGACTCTCCGCCTCATGAACGAGGGATGGTCGCTCAACGCGATCCTGCATTCCGTCTCCGCCCCCGCCGAGCTGATCGCGAAGCCGTACCTGCTGCCCAAATACGACGACCCGGAGTTCGTCGTCCGCAACATCTGGCATCTCTATGCCGGTTGGTTCGACGGGGATCCCGCCCATCTCAAGCCGGCTCCGGCCGCCGAGCTGGCGGCAGAGATCGCCGCGCTCGCGGGCGGGGCAGAAAAGCTGGCGGAGCGCGCCGCGATCCTCGCCGAAAGCGGTCGGACTCGGTTGGCAGCCCACTTGGCCGAGCTTGCCGGCACTGCCGCTCCGAAGGACGGGGCAATCCAGGCGACGCGGGCGAGCGTGCACGAACGCTGCGCGAAGGCCGAAACGTCGCTGATCGGAAAGGCGATCTTCTCCGTCTATCAGCGTGAAGCTGAGGCGCGGCAACGGAGTTCATCTCGGTTAATTTAAGTTGGGCCGTTAGGCAGGTGCGTCGGATCCCTCCGAGGCTTCAGCGCTTCTCGTACGCGACGTAGAGTTTTTTCACCTTATGAGTTCGACCGTGGGTTTTTTTGCAGTATATGCGTGGCGACTTTTCACATTATCAGTCCGTGGAGCGACGAATCCCGCCAGTTTTGGATGATCGCTTTTCAATTAACGTGTCGTCCTACATTCAGGCAAGCATTCCTTTCCCGGGACTCCATCCTGGTCTGGGTGATAACGACCTATTACAGCCGCCGTTGTCGCTATGGCGCATTGCGGCACGCCGCCGCCTATTCGCATCTCGAGTGGTTGGAGTTTCGGCAGCCGCGCCAGGCCGAACGATTTCTCCAGGAGCTGCGAACCATCCCGTACACAGAGACTCGGTTGCCGCGGTGAGAGATTTCCGGTAATATATCCGGAAACAGGAGCCGATCATGGCGGATGCGAGAAAGAACGCGATCACGAGCTACCGTCGGCGCATGCGGCGGAGGGGCCTAGTTCGCCTCGAAGTACAGGTGTCGAGGGAGGATGTACTGCTCATCCGCAGCGTTGCCGGCGCGCTCGCCGACCCGGCACATGCCGAGGAGACCCGCGCGCTGCTGCGCGAACGGCTTGTTCGGCGCGGCGGCAAGGGGCTGAAGGCGCTGTTGGCCGCGGCACCTTTGGACGGCATCGATCTCGAACGGGCCCGTGATCGGGGGCGGGCCATCCGGTTATGAGCTTTCTGATCGACACCAACATCATCTCGGAGGTTCGCAAGCAAGCGCGCTGCAACCAAAACGTCGCCCTCTGGTATGGCTCGATCGACGATGGCGAGCTGTATCTGAGCGGGCTGGTGCTGGGTGAGATCCGAAAAGGAATCGAGCTTGCGCGCGGGCGCGATCCCGAAAAAGCCGCGGCACTGGAAGAGTGGTTGACCGAAGTCGACGTCGCGTTCGGCGAACGTGTTCTGGCGATCGATCGCAGGGTGATGGACGAATGGGGGCGCATGAGCGCTCGAAGCCCAATCCCGGTGATCGATGGCATGCTTGCTGCGACCGCCAAGGTGCATGACCTGACCTTGGTCACGCGCAACGATGGCGACGTGTCGGGGCTGGGTGCCAAGGTGCTCAACCCGTTCGAGGCTGTCGCAAGAGACGATTGACCCGGCGCTCAGCCCAACGCGCGCACCGCTTCGTCATGGATGAGTGCCATGATCCGGCGCTTCAGCACGATGAATTCCGGCGCGGTCAGCACATCGACCGAGCGCGGGCGCGGGATGTCGATCGGCACCATCTCCTTGATGCGGCCCGGCCGCGCCGTCATCACATGGACGCGGTCGCCCAACAGGATCGCCTCGTCGATATCGTGGGTGATGAAGAGCACGGTCTTGTGCGCGTGCTCCCAGATGGTGAGCAGCAGCTCCTGCATGAGCGAGCGCGTCTGGCTGTCGAGCGCGCCGAAGGGCTCGTCCATGAGCAGGATTTCCGGGTCGTTGGCGAGTGCGCGGGCGAGCGCGACCCGCTGCGTCATGCCGCCCGAGAGCTGCTTTGGATAAGCGCGCTCGAAGCCGGCGAGGCCGACTTCGCCGATGAAGCGCCGGGCGATCTTGGCGCGCTCCTCGGGCGCGGTCCCGGCCACCTTCAGGCCGAACTCGACATTGTCCTGGACGGTCAGCCAGGGAAAGAGGGTGTAGGACTGGAAGACCATGCCCCGGTCCTTGCCGGGCCTGGTCACCGGCCTGCCATCGAGATAGATGGCACCCTCGCTGGGTTCGATGAGCCCGGCGACCAGGCGCAGAAGGCTGGTCTTGCCGCAGCCCGACGGTCCGACGATGACCGAGAACTCCTCTTCCTCGACGTCGAGGGAAATCCGCTCGAGCGCGGTCAGCGGCGCCGCACCCTTCGGCTGGAAGCGAAGCGCCACCTCCTCGATGCGGAGCTTCGCCATGGCTGGCGACGGACTCAGCGGCTCAAGCGCTCGCGGCGCAGGCGCTCGCGGTTCATCATCAGCCATTGCAGGCTCATGATGGTGATCGCGTTTTCGATCCTGCCGGCCTGGAGCCGCTCGATCGCTTCGGCGTAGTCGAGGACGACGACG
Proteins encoded in this window:
- a CDS encoding type II toxin-antitoxin system VapC family toxin encodes the protein MSFLIDTNIISEVRKQARCNQNVALWYGSIDDGELYLSGLVLGEIRKGIELARGRDPEKAAALEEWLTEVDVAFGERVLAIDRRVMDEWGRMSARSPIPVIDGMLAATAKVHDLTLVTRNDGDVSGLGAKVLNPFEAVARDD
- a CDS encoding ABC transporter ATP-binding protein — encoded protein: MAKLRIEEVALRFQPKGAAPLTALERISLDVEEEEFSVIVGPSGCGKTSLLRLVAGLIEPSEGAIYLDGRPVTRPGKDRGMVFQSYTLFPWLTVQDNVEFGLKVAGTAPEERAKIARRFIGEVGLAGFERAYPKQLSGGMTQRVALARALANDPEILLMDEPFGALDSQTRSLMQELLLTIWEHAHKTVLFITHDIDEAILLGDRVHVMTARPGRIKEMVPIDIPRPRSVDVLTAPEFIVLKRRIMALIHDEAVRALG